A section of the Clostridium omnivorum genome encodes:
- the uvrC gene encoding excinuclease ABC subunit UvrC, which produces MFDFEYHLKNLPDKPGVYLMKNSLGEIIYVGKAKILKNRVRQYFQSSKNHSEKVKAMVKNIAEFEYIVTDSEMEALILECNLIKKYKPRYNILLKDDKHYPFIKVTTNEDFPRVFMTRMLAKDGAKYFGPYTDVTAVYETLELIKKIFPIRTCKMHIKEGENKVRPCLNYHIGLCNAPCGGYVSKEEYGKIINDVIELLSGKDTKIINNLKVQMEESAENLEFEKAASLRDKILSVEKIREKQKMMSGNFEDEDYISIFSDEMDSCAQVFFVRDGKVSGREHFILENTSGEEKGEILSDFIKSFYGGTAFVPKNIYVPDLEDGELLEQWLTMKRGSKVWIKLPQKGEKKNMLNMVEKNAKITLEQFKLKYMQDKELYKVALGELADLLDLEELPHRIEAYDISNIQGVDSVGTMVVFEEGRAKNSDYRRFKIKTVKGANDYDSMREILQRRFQHGLDEIQNIQERNLELSSGKFCVFPDLILMDGGKGQVNIALEVLRSFNIDIPVCGMVKDDKHNTRGLIYNNIEVEIKPTSNVMHLITRIQDEVHRFAITYHRTLRDKRVLHSVLEDIPNVGEKRRKELLKKFGSIESIKKASLEELLDTPSIEKKAADSILSYFKDNN; this is translated from the coding sequence ATGTTTGACTTTGAGTACCATTTGAAGAACTTACCTGATAAACCAGGGGTTTATTTAATGAAAAATTCCCTTGGGGAGATTATCTATGTTGGAAAAGCAAAGATACTTAAAAACAGAGTAAGACAGTATTTTCAAAGTTCTAAAAACCATTCAGAAAAGGTAAAGGCTATGGTTAAAAACATAGCGGAGTTTGAGTATATAGTTACTGATTCTGAAATGGAAGCTTTGATTTTAGAGTGCAATTTAATAAAAAAATATAAACCAAGATATAATATATTACTTAAGGATGATAAGCATTACCCTTTTATTAAAGTAACTACAAATGAAGATTTTCCAAGAGTATTTATGACAAGAATGTTAGCAAAAGATGGAGCAAAATATTTTGGACCTTATACAGATGTTACTGCTGTATATGAAACCTTGGAGTTAATAAAAAAAATATTTCCTATTAGAACCTGTAAAATGCATATAAAAGAGGGCGAAAATAAGGTAAGGCCTTGTTTGAATTACCATATTGGCCTTTGTAATGCTCCTTGCGGCGGTTATGTTAGTAAGGAGGAGTATGGAAAGATTATTAATGATGTAATAGAGTTACTTTCTGGAAAGGACACAAAAATTATTAATAATTTAAAGGTTCAGATGGAGGAGTCTGCTGAAAATCTTGAATTCGAAAAGGCAGCTTCTCTTAGGGATAAGATACTTTCTGTTGAGAAAATAAGAGAAAAACAAAAGATGATGAGTGGAAATTTTGAAGACGAAGATTATATCAGCATTTTTAGCGATGAAATGGACAGTTGTGCTCAGGTGTTCTTTGTAAGAGATGGCAAGGTTTCAGGAAGAGAGCATTTTATTTTAGAGAACACTTCAGGAGAAGAAAAGGGCGAAATTCTCTCAGATTTCATTAAGAGTTTTTATGGAGGAACAGCGTTTGTTCCTAAAAACATTTATGTTCCAGACTTAGAGGACGGTGAACTCTTAGAACAGTGGCTTACAATGAAGAGAGGTTCTAAGGTTTGGATTAAACTTCCTCAAAAGGGCGAGAAGAAAAATATGCTTAATATGGTTGAAAAAAATGCAAAGATTACTTTGGAACAGTTTAAACTTAAATATATGCAAGATAAGGAACTATATAAGGTAGCCCTTGGAGAACTTGCAGATCTTCTTGATTTAGAAGAATTGCCACATAGAATTGAGGCTTATGACATTTCTAATATTCAGGGCGTAGATTCTGTAGGAACAATGGTGGTTTTTGAGGAAGGCAGGGCTAAGAATAGTGACTATAGAAGATTTAAGATCAAGACTGTAAAAGGTGCTAATGATTATGATAGTATGAGAGAAATACTTCAGAGGAGATTTCAACACGGCTTAGATGAAATTCAGAACATTCAGGAGAGAAACCTAGAATTAAGTTCTGGAAAGTTTTGTGTGTTTCCTGATCTTATCCTTATGGATGGAGGTAAGGGGCAAGTAAATATAGCACTTGAGGTTTTAAGAAGCTTTAATATAGATATTCCTGTATGTGGTATGGTAAAAGATGATAAGCACAATACTAGAGGTTTAATATATAATAATATTGAGGTTGAAATAAAGCCAACTTCCAATGTTATGCACTTAATTACTAGAATACAGGATGAAGTGCACAGATTTGCAATAACTTATCATAGAACTTTAAGAGATAAAAGAGTTTTACACTCAGTACTTGAAGATATACCTAATGTAGGTGAAAAGAGAAGAAAAGAACTTCTAAAGAAATTTGGAAGTATTGAAAGTATCAAAAAAGCTTCTTTGGAGGAACTTTTAGATACACCGTCTATAGAAAAAAAGGCTGCAGATAGTATATTAAGCTACTTTAAGGACAATAATTGA
- a CDS encoding carbohydrate binding domain-containing protein: MKKEYKVISVILSVLMLITAIPSRVLAENVTSNSNKSTESAAKVNGGQDQEDKSKEVKILEEVEDKREENVKHFLKEDMTYEAVVYPEAVHYQEDGKLKDIDNTLEEKDDVNLKVQDKISDIRQSDESEGNMYKELLRNKKNLSNWVDSDKNIIENKNNEFKTKIAKNANSNKLVSLKKDNYEIYWGLRDANNSKAKVQEITEEDINKQADKEAQDKIENDSKFKNKSAEEKNSIKDTIANNEKKKALQKYSSTVTFKEALNNVDLQYILTGKKVKENIIINKQIDKPEFKFDLGTVDLEAKLENESTVLFYDKKDSKKVLFTMTAPYMIDANKKTSGSIKLNLVKDPAGYVLSVIPDKEWLNDKERKYPVTIDPPVITPVGSNQIKDTVVSDKYPDTNYYTNQLLRTGYSSSYGNNITYIKFNLPNIKSSDVVTGAYLNLSLQNDSGIDNQVNVHKVKEDWISENITWRYRSLIDERIEDYQIVHGAFLKNYTWNITNIAKDWYSSGFNYGLALKNQGNAGYCEFTASDNTSYVGGYLPYAQINYTSNAGLESYWIYHSQSAGRAGTGYINDYSGNLVFTHDDYSMSGSRLPMNIKHVFNSNEKHTQIGYGSGWRLNYYQRVNEVPMNGEMYYTYIDEDGTMHYFKNNSGVYKDESGLDLTMAKNSDGTYTVKDNKDNKLHFRSDGLLIDIQDKNGNMMILGYDGTTLRTIKDGAGRVTNLFVDANKRLKTIVDPSQRTVATYNYDGERLTEIVYADGNKTVYSYDADDKLLSAENYDGYRLEYQYYNPVPYRVSKVIEKHKDGTMGGEYSISYSNNSTTYVDEADPNKKSNTYYFNDMGNTISVKDNLGNAKYYKYYNKNDANGGVNKLQLESKLQKTVVNYLKNHNAELDSDWISDYWTGSTGSSSYATEENYSGIRSLKVVKTNTTERQFFSQELKLEKGKTYTLSGYVKAKGISNASNAGATIFVLYKDGAGNWQNANTQFVTGDTEWQRYEMSFTIPSNATDNTVYFRPGIVGATGTAYFDCLQLEDGDLANRYNLVENADFKYGSDTPSYWSKVVNSDSSDTLTQSDVAIGASNLDLNAFKLTGAINKDKELQQRINVSGKKGDVLTVGAWIKANSVPLDGDRRCEYAIAVGGSQWKILRPSYYSTQWQYVSDVIVADTDYSYISVYLVYKNNVGTAYFDGVQIYKEEFGTSYQYDSKGNVVSTVDLSSQQSKYEYSTNNDLVKATDPKGNNFTYEYDGKHNITKSTSAENVVCSFEYDSYGNPKKSKIGDATLFVESNAAYTDSGNYMKSLTDSLGNTVKYDYDETKGLLNSVTDAKSNVTSYKYDPNLDRLNSVSKSVDGQTITNSYGYEKDRIKTITHNGFSYNFGYDSLGNNTAVAVGNQNLINNSYEPRTGKLLSSTYGNSQKVENIYDVLDRVISKKVDGVEKFKYKYDANGNLGYHSDLVNNINYRYIYDSADRLTKSQDSNGNTIGYEYDKNNNLSKLTDKINNNTYSTIYSYDKDNKPNITTINGGQTVSYGYDAIARLKSKIISTGAASVSTTYDYLPGVNGSATTKVSEVNNNGSKINYTYDKNGNIDTITQNGKKIKYYYNEANEAIREDNESLNKTFKYVYDAGGNILSKSEYAYTTAPMITDGILEQPRSELFGDGSFEQGTRYGVGRVGSGATKVTGPGFGGPNNPRTGNLCFFMDGGAGDNYAYMNAVTPVVPGKTYNISFYHMEATAGKFNDHSSYARLSNGSYLGLNMSLVGDQVWRPHVQTWTCPQGVNSIQLRFGFNVTAYSWLAIDDIRIEETSANNLLIDGGFEANLRDIEGRVGIGATRITGPGFAGDNNPRTGSRCFFMDGGAGDNYAYLNAVTPVVPGKTYDISFYHREATSGKFNGHSSYVRLSNGSYLGLNMTFAENPVWTKYTQTWTCPDGVNSIQLRFGFNATAYSWLAVDDIRIVESGTKIETNNPLKIYNYTYGDSNWKDKLKSYDNKSIDYDNIGNPISYDGYTYAWEQGRQLKSISGNGKTLGFKYNDAGIRTEKSYNGTVTKYHLIGDKVTYEDNGTDKIYYTYDSSAHLVSMNLNGVEYYYIRNAQGDIIGLFDKNGTQVVSYTYDTWGKLISIDGSLKDSVGVKNPYRYRGYRYDTETGLYYIQSRYYNPEWGRFINADAVAGKIGELLSHNVFAYCCNNPISREDPDGFSWRDQTEGGGGGLGGLIALGAMTMAEKSQPEIESSVERTVSRRDIIQKAVNATQKIVRNPYGKKGSPAHQEAISKVQSLLEKYDCKVQREFYVPIENGLKRSRYGDLLITEPNGEKWIVQVGKQTLSGKPVPRERDAIMDLLKSGYQSIFVPYN, translated from the coding sequence ATGAAGAAAGAATATAAGGTTATTTCTGTGATTTTGTCTGTTTTGATGTTAATCACTGCAATACCATCAAGAGTTTTGGCGGAAAATGTAACATCTAACTCCAATAAGAGCACAGAGAGCGCAGCTAAAGTAAATGGGGGACAAGACCAGGAAGACAAGAGTAAAGAAGTTAAAATTCTAGAAGAGGTGGAAGATAAAAGAGAGGAAAATGTTAAACACTTCCTAAAGGAAGATATGACCTACGAGGCTGTAGTATATCCGGAGGCTGTGCATTATCAAGAAGACGGAAAGTTGAAGGACATTGATAACACTCTGGAAGAAAAAGATGATGTGAATTTAAAGGTTCAAGATAAGATTTCGGATATACGACAAAGCGATGAATCCGAAGGAAATATGTATAAGGAATTATTAAGAAATAAAAAGAACTTAAGCAATTGGGTTGATAGTGATAAAAATATTATTGAAAATAAAAATAATGAATTTAAAACAAAAATAGCAAAGAATGCTAACTCAAATAAATTAGTAAGCTTAAAAAAAGACAATTATGAAATCTACTGGGGTTTAAGGGACGCTAATAATTCCAAGGCAAAAGTTCAAGAAATTACTGAAGAAGATATAAATAAGCAAGCAGATAAAGAAGCGCAAGACAAGATAGAAAATGATAGTAAATTTAAAAATAAGAGTGCTGAAGAAAAGAACAGCATTAAAGATACTATTGCTAACAATGAGAAGAAAAAAGCCTTACAAAAGTACTCTTCTACAGTTACTTTCAAAGAAGCTTTAAATAATGTAGATTTGCAGTACATACTAACAGGAAAAAAGGTAAAAGAAAATATAATTATTAATAAGCAAATTGATAAGCCAGAGTTTAAATTTGATTTAGGTACCGTAGATTTAGAAGCGAAGCTTGAAAATGAAAGCACAGTACTGTTTTATGATAAAAAAGATAGCAAAAAAGTATTGTTTACAATGACAGCACCTTATATGATAGATGCTAATAAAAAAACAAGCGGCAGTATAAAATTAAATTTAGTTAAGGACCCTGCAGGATATGTATTGAGTGTAATTCCAGACAAAGAGTGGCTTAATGATAAGGAAAGGAAATACCCTGTTACTATTGATCCACCAGTTATTACGCCTGTAGGATCTAATCAAATAAAGGACACTGTAGTATCGGATAAATATCCAGATACTAACTATTATACAAATCAGCTGCTTAGAACAGGATACAGCAGCAGCTACGGCAACAATATTACTTATATTAAATTTAATCTACCAAATATAAAATCTTCAGATGTTGTTACTGGAGCCTATTTGAACTTATCGCTTCAAAATGACTCAGGTATTGATAATCAAGTAAACGTACACAAGGTAAAAGAAGATTGGATATCAGAAAATATAACATGGAGATATAGGTCACTCATTGATGAAAGAATAGAGGACTATCAGATAGTTCATGGAGCCTTTTTAAAAAATTACACTTGGAACATTACTAACATTGCAAAGGACTGGTACTCCTCTGGCTTTAATTATGGACTAGCATTAAAAAATCAAGGGAATGCAGGTTATTGTGAATTTACAGCCTCTGATAATACAAGTTATGTTGGAGGGTATCTACCTTACGCACAAATAAACTATACAAGTAATGCAGGACTTGAAAGCTACTGGATATATCATTCTCAGAGTGCTGGAAGAGCAGGAACAGGCTATATTAATGATTATAGTGGAAACTTAGTCTTTACTCATGATGATTATAGTATGAGTGGAAGCAGACTTCCAATGAATATAAAGCATGTATTCAATAGTAATGAAAAGCACACACAAATAGGATATGGATCAGGCTGGAGACTTAATTATTATCAAAGGGTTAATGAAGTTCCTATGAATGGTGAAATGTACTATACCTATATTGATGAAGATGGTACTATGCACTATTTTAAAAATAATTCAGGTGTATATAAGGATGAATCAGGCCTTGATTTAACTATGGCTAAAAATTCTGATGGTACATATACTGTAAAAGATAATAAAGATAACAAGCTGCACTTTAGAAGTGATGGACTTTTAATAGATATTCAAGATAAAAATGGAAATATGATGATTCTTGGTTATGATGGAACTACACTGAGAACTATAAAAGATGGTGCAGGAAGAGTTACGAACTTATTTGTAGATGCTAATAAGAGGCTTAAAACTATAGTAGACCCAAGTCAAAGGACAGTAGCTACCTATAATTATGATGGCGAGAGATTAACAGAAATAGTATATGCTGATGGAAATAAAACAGTGTATTCTTATGATGCTGATGATAAGTTGTTAAGTGCTGAAAACTATGATGGCTATAGACTTGAGTACCAATATTATAACCCAGTACCATATAGGGTAAGTAAAGTGATTGAAAAACATAAGGATGGTACTATGGGAGGAGAGTATAGCATTTCCTATAGTAATAACAGTACAACTTATGTAGATGAAGCAGATCCAAACAAAAAGAGCAATACCTACTATTTTAATGATATGGGGAATACCATTAGTGTAAAGGATAACCTTGGAAATGCAAAATACTATAAATACTATAATAAAAATGATGCAAATGGTGGAGTAAATAAGCTTCAACTTGAATCTAAGCTTCAGAAAACTGTAGTAAACTATCTGAAAAATCATAATGCAGAGTTAGATTCTGATTGGATATCAGATTATTGGACTGGTTCAACAGGTTCTTCTAGTTATGCAACCGAAGAAAATTATTCTGGAATTAGAAGCTTAAAGGTTGTAAAAACTAATACTACAGAAAGACAATTTTTCAGTCAGGAACTAAAGCTTGAAAAGGGCAAGACTTATACCTTGTCAGGATATGTAAAGGCTAAGGGGATATCAAATGCTAGTAATGCTGGCGCTACGATTTTTGTTCTATATAAGGACGGTGCCGGCAATTGGCAGAATGCAAATACACAGTTCGTAACAGGCGATACAGAGTGGCAAAGATATGAAATGTCCTTTACTATACCAAGTAATGCAACTGATAATACTGTATATTTTAGACCTGGTATAGTTGGAGCTACAGGTACAGCATATTTTGATTGTTTACAGCTTGAAGATGGAGATTTAGCAAATAGATATAATCTAGTTGAAAATGCTGACTTTAAATATGGTTCAGATACACCAAGCTACTGGAGCAAGGTAGTAAATTCTGATTCTTCAGATACACTAACTCAAAGTGATGTAGCGATAGGTGCCAGCAACTTAGATTTAAATGCATTTAAGCTTACAGGTGCAATAAATAAGGATAAGGAACTTCAACAGCGCATTAATGTATCTGGAAAGAAAGGCGATGTACTCACTGTTGGAGCATGGATAAAGGCTAATTCGGTACCATTAGATGGGGATAGGAGATGTGAATATGCTATTGCTGTAGGAGGTTCTCAGTGGAAGATATTAAGGCCAAGCTATTATTCCACTCAATGGCAGTATGTATCCGATGTGATAGTTGCGGATACAGATTATAGTTATATAAGTGTATACCTTGTTTACAAAAATAACGTTGGTACAGCTTATTTTGATGGAGTTCAGATATATAAAGAGGAATTTGGTACAAGTTATCAATATGATTCAAAGGGTAATGTAGTATCCACAGTAGATTTGTCAAGCCAGCAATCAAAATATGAATATAGCACTAATAATGATTTAGTAAAAGCCACTGACCCTAAGGGAAATAACTTTACCTATGAGTATGATGGAAAACATAATATAACAAAATCAACTTCTGCTGAAAATGTGGTGTGTTCATTTGAATATGATTCCTATGGAAATCCTAAGAAGAGTAAAATAGGTGATGCCACTCTATTTGTAGAATCAAACGCAGCATACACTGATAGTGGAAACTATATGAAATCCTTAACTGATTCACTAGGAAATACTGTTAAGTATGATTATGATGAAACTAAGGGACTTTTAAACAGTGTTACTGATGCAAAAAGTAATGTAACTTCATATAAATATGATCCTAATTTGGATAGACTTAATAGTGTATCAAAGAGTGTTGACGGTCAAACCATAACTAACAGCTACGGCTATGAAAAAGATAGAATAAAGACTATAACTCATAATGGATTCAGCTATAACTTTGGATATGATTCCTTAGGAAATAATACTGCTGTAGCTGTAGGAAATCAAAACTTAATAAATAATAGCTATGAGCCTAGAACTGGCAAACTTCTGAGTTCCACATATGGAAATTCACAAAAGGTAGAAAATATATATGATGTTTTAGATAGAGTAATATCAAAAAAAGTTGACGGAGTTGAAAAGTTTAAGTATAAGTATGATGCTAATGGAAACCTAGGATACCATAGTGATTTGGTTAATAATATTAACTACAGATATATCTATGATTCAGCTGACAGGCTTACCAAATCACAGGATTCAAATGGTAATACAATAGGATATGAGTATGACAAGAATAATAACCTAAGTAAATTAACTGATAAAATTAACAATAATACTTACTCTACAATTTATAGTTATGATAAAGACAACAAACCTAATATTACAACAATAAATGGTGGACAAACCGTTAGTTATGGCTATGATGCTATAGCAAGGCTTAAATCAAAAATAATTAGCACTGGAGCTGCATCAGTAAGTACAACCTATGATTACTTGCCTGGAGTAAATGGCTCTGCTACTACTAAGGTTAGTGAAGTAAATAATAATGGCAGCAAAATAAATTATACTTATGATAAAAACGGCAATATTGATACTATTACTCAGAATGGTAAAAAAATAAAGTATTATTACAATGAAGCAAATGAGGCTATAAGAGAAGATAATGAATCTTTAAACAAAACTTTCAAATATGTATACGATGCTGGTGGAAATATACTATCTAAGTCCGAGTATGCATATACAACAGCACCTATGATAACTGATGGAATATTAGAGCAACCAAGAAGTGAATTGTTTGGAGACGGAAGTTTTGAGCAAGGTACAAGATATGGTGTAGGGAGAGTAGGCTCAGGAGCAACTAAAGTTACCGGCCCTGGCTTTGGAGGACCTAATAATCCAAGAACGGGAAATTTATGTTTCTTCATGGATGGCGGAGCAGGGGACAATTATGCATATATGAATGCAGTAACACCTGTAGTACCGGGTAAAACTTATAATATAAGTTTTTATCACATGGAAGCTACTGCAGGTAAATTTAATGATCATTCAAGCTATGCAAGATTAAGCAATGGAAGCTATCTTGGACTTAATATGAGTCTAGTAGGTGACCAAGTATGGAGACCTCATGTTCAAACCTGGACTTGCCCTCAAGGAGTAAACTCTATACAACTAAGATTCGGCTTCAATGTTACAGCTTACAGCTGGCTAGCAATAGATGACATAAGAATTGAAGAAACTAGTGCAAATAATTTGCTTATAGATGGTGGTTTTGAGGCTAATCTTAGAGATATAGAAGGAAGAGTTGGAATAGGAGCAACAAGGATAACTGGACCAGGCTTTGCAGGAGATAATAATCCAAGAACAGGAAGCAGATGCTTCTTCATGGATGGTGGAGCTGGAGATAACTATGCATATCTTAACGCAGTAACTCCAGTAGTACCAGGAAAGACTTATGATATAAGCTTTTATCATAGGGAAGCAACATCGGGTAAATTTAATGGTCATTCAAGCTATGTTAGGCTAAGTAATGGTAGCTATCTTGGACTTAATATGACCTTTGCAGAAAATCCAGTATGGACTAAGTATACACAAACATGGACTTGTCCAGATGGAGTTAATTCAATACAATTAAGGTTCGGATTTAATGCTACAGCTTATAGCTGGCTTGCAGTGGATGATATTAGAATAGTAGAAAGTGGTACAAAAATAGAAACGAATAATCCACTAAAAATCTATAATTATACTTATGGTGATTCAAACTGGAAAGACAAGCTTAAGAGCTATGATAATAAGAGTATAGATTATGATAATATTGGAAATCCAATTTCATATGATGGTTACACATATGCTTGGGAACAGGGAAGACAGCTTAAATCTATAAGCGGAAATGGTAAAACTTTAGGGTTTAAGTATAATGATGCTGGAATAAGAACTGAAAAAAGTTATAATGGAACAGTAACCAAGTATCATTTAATTGGAGATAAAGTTACTTATGAGGATAATGGTACAGATAAGATATATTACACTTATGACAGTTCAGCACACCTTGTTTCAATGAACCTCAATGGTGTAGAATATTACTATATAAGAAATGCTCAAGGAGATATTATAGGACTATTTGATAAGAATGGTACTCAGGTAGTAAGCTATACTTATGATACTTGGGGTAAGCTTATATCAATTGATGGAAGCTTAAAAGATAGTGTTGGAGTTAAAAACCCTTACAGATATAGAGGGTATAGGTATGATACCGAGACTGGGCTGTATTATATTCAAAGCCGTTACTATAATCCAGAGTGGGGGAGGTTTATCAATGCTGATGCAGTAGCGGGAAAGATAGGGGAATTACTCAGCCATAACGTGTTTGCATACTGTTGTAATAATCCTATAAGTAGGGAAGACCCAGATGGATTCTCTTGGAGAGACCAAACAGAAGGCGGCGGCGGTGGCTTAGGAGGGCTTATAGCTCTAGGTGCCATGACAATGGCAGAGAAATCACAGCCAGAGATAGAGTCATCTGTAGAAAGGACTGTTTCTAGAAGAGACATAATACAGAAGGCAGTAAATGCAACTCAAAAAATAGTAAGAAATCCTTATGGAAAAAAGGGTTCACCTGCACATCAAGAAGCTATTTCAAAAGTTCAGAGTCTGCTAGAAAAGTATGATTGTAAAGTACAGCGCGAATTTTATGTTCCAATAGAAAATGGACTTAAACGCAGTAGATATGGCGATTTGCTTATTACAGAACCTAACGGAGAAAAATGGATAGTTCAAGTTGGAAAACAAACATTATCAGGGAAGCCTGTGCCGAGAGAGAGAGATGCCATAATGGACCTACTGAAATCTGGATATCAGTCAATTTTTGTTCCATATAATTAG
- the murB gene encoding UDP-N-acetylmuramate dehydrogenase — MNQYKNFSENLKHILNPEDIAIDEPMKNHTSFKVGGAADILVTPKNIDQAISVIKSCNIEKVPFYIIGNGSNLLVRDGGIRGVVIKLTSLNKLEVDGEKIIVQSGAELSNVSKKALEMSLTGFEFACGIPGSVGGAVTMNAGAYISEIANVIEEAVVVDKEGNILRLNKEQLELGYRMSAVIKYGYTVLEATFKLQKGDYNTIKNTIEDLTRRREDKQPLEYPSAGSTFKRPTGYFAGKLIEDCGLKGFSIGDAEVSKKHSGFIINRGQASAKDILDLIKAVQDTVKESFGVELHTEVRIIGEDL, encoded by the coding sequence ATGAACCAATATAAAAATTTTAGTGAAAATTTGAAACATATATTAAATCCAGAAGATATAGCAATAGATGAGCCAATGAAGAATCACACTTCGTTTAAAGTGGGTGGAGCTGCTGATATTTTAGTTACACCAAAAAATATTGATCAGGCTATAAGCGTTATAAAAAGTTGTAATATTGAAAAGGTACCTTTTTATATTATTGGGAATGGTTCAAACCTGCTTGTTAGAGATGGCGGGATACGAGGAGTAGTTATAAAGCTTACAAGTCTTAATAAACTAGAAGTAGATGGTGAAAAAATTATAGTTCAAAGTGGAGCTGAACTTTCTAATGTATCTAAAAAAGCTTTAGAAATGAGCTTAACAGGTTTTGAATTTGCCTGTGGTATTCCAGGAAGTGTAGGTGGAGCTGTCACTATGAATGCTGGAGCATACATCAGTGAAATCGCTAATGTTATTGAAGAGGCAGTAGTGGTTGACAAAGAAGGAAATATTCTAAGACTAAATAAAGAGCAGTTAGAGCTAGGATATAGAATGAGCGCTGTAATAAAATATGGATATACAGTACTTGAAGCAACCTTTAAACTCCAAAAGGGAGACTATAATACAATTAAGAATACAATAGAGGATTTAACTAGAAGAAGAGAAGATAAGCAGCCTTTAGAGTATCCTTCAGCAGGTAGTACCTTTAAAAGACCAACAGGATATTTTGCAGGAAAATTAATTGAAGACTGTGGACTTAAGGGCTTTAGCATCGGTGATGCTGAGGTTTCTAAAAAACACTCAGGCTTTATAATAAATAGAGGTCAGGCATCAGCTAAAGATATTCTTGACCTAATTAAAGCGGTGCAGGACACAGTTAAAGAAAGTTTTGGAGTGGAACTTCATACAGAAGTAAGAATTATTGGGGAAGATTTGTAA